The following coding sequences lie in one Apium graveolens cultivar Ventura chromosome 3, ASM990537v1, whole genome shotgun sequence genomic window:
- the LOC141711628 gene encoding dynamin-related protein 5A isoform X2, translating into MSTPTKTPSDKSNSTYSKRHRDHHSAIDTSSSSFSNRFANEFEKRFEAYNRLQAAAVAFGEKLPIPEIVAIGGQSDGKSSLLEALLGFRFNVREVEMGTRRPLILQMIHDSTALEPRCRFQDDDSEEYGNPIVLASTIADTIKSRTEALLKKTKAAVSSKPIVMRAEYAHCPNLTIIDTPGFVLKAKKGEPERTPEEILSMVKTLASPPHRILLFLQQSSVEWCSSLWLDTIREIDPTFKRTIIVVSKFDNRLKEFTDRWEVDRYLSASGYLGENSRPYFVALPKEKSMISNEEFRRQISNVDAEVLRHLRDGVKGGFDEEKFKSHIGFACLRDYLESELQKRYKEAAPATLALLEQRCCEVNDELARMDSKIQATSDVAHLRRSAMLHAAAICHHVGDLIEGAADPSPEQWGKTTEEEKSESGIGSWPGVTADIKPPNATLRLYGGAAFERVMHEFRCATYSIECPSVSREKVANILLAHAGRGGGRGVTEAAAEIARAAARSWLAPLLDSACDRLAFVLGNLFDLAALRNQQRNSDNGSKLTDMDGYVGYHAALRRTYTRFIKDLAKQCKQLVRHHLDSVTSPYSLVCYESDLLGSFGPSTNSTYRYNHTSAGSFGLELSDRAVVVHNDTIRDQENIPPENNAQETTPGKVTEGREARRESLMTVPETPSPDQPTDVNFAIKKELGHGHEIAGRKRHSRTMGINRNIDQPRGNYGCGFLLGNGDNGSRSGSAYSEICSLAAQHFARMREVLVERSVTSTLNSGFLTPCQERLVVEVGLDLFAVNDERFMDMFVAPGAIDILQDEKQSLQKRQKILHSCLNEFKSVARAL; encoded by the exons ATGTCGACACCGACCAAAACTCCGTCGGACAAATCAAACTCGACCTACTCCAAAAGACACCGCGACCACCACTCAGCGATCGACACATCCTCCTCCTCGTTCTCGAATCGATTCGCAAATGAATTCGAGAAGCGATTCGAAGCCTACAATCGTCTCCAGGCAGCGGCTGTTGCGTTTGGAGAGAAGCTTCCTATCCCGGAGATTGTCGCGATAGGCGGTCAGTCCGATGGAAAGAGCTCGCTTCTCGAAGCACTCCTCGGGTTTCGATTTAATGTTCGAGAAGTGGAAATGGGAACTCGAAGGCCTTTGATTCTTCAAATGATTCATGATTCAACCGCACTCGAGCCTCGATGTCGATTTCAA GATGATGATTCTGAAGAATACGGAAATCCCATTGTTTTAGCATCGACTATTGCAGATACCATTAAGTCACGGACCGAGGCACTTTTAAAGAAGACGAAAGCAGCAGTTTCTTCTAAACCAATTGTAATGAGAGCTGAATACGCTCATTGTCCTAATCTCACAATTATTGATACTCCGGGATTCGTTCTTAAG GCAAAGAAGGGTGAACCAGAGAGAACTCCCGAGGAGATCCTCTCAATGGTGAAGACACTGGCCAGCCCTCCCCACCGCATTCTTTTGTTTCTTCAGCAGAGTAGTGTGGAGTGGTGTTCGTCTTTGTGGTTGGATACCATTCGGGAAATTGATCCAACATTTAAGAGAACGATTATTGTGGTGTCCAAATTTGATAACAGGCTCAAG GAGTTTACTGATCGGTGGGAAGTGGACCGTTATTTGAGTGCAAGCGGTTATCTTGGAGAGAACAGTCGACCATATTTTGTGGCATTGCCTAAGGAGAAGAGCATGATCTCAAATGAGGAATTCCGCAGGCAAATATCAAATGTAGATGCAGAAGTATTGCGCCATCTGCGTGATGGGGTGAAAGGGGGTTTTGATGAGGAAAAGTTCAAGAGTCATATTGGTTTTGCATGCCTCCGAGATTATTTAGAATCTGAGCTTCAAAAGCGATACAAAGAAGCTGCACCAGCAACATTAGCTTTACTCGAACAGCGCTGTTGTGAAGTCAACGATGAATTAGCAAGGATGGACTCTAAAATACAGGCTACATCTGATGTTGCACATCTTCGGAGATCGGCAATGTTGCATGCTGCAGCTATATGCCATCATGTG GGAGATTTAATTGAAGGAGCAGCAGACCCTTCCCCAGAGCAATGGGGGAAAACTACCGAGGAAGAAAAATCGGAGAGTGGTATTGGGAGCTGGCCTGGAGTTACAGCAGATATAAAACCTCCTAATGCCACGCTTCGTCTGTACGGAGGAGCTGCGTTCGAAAGAGTGATGCATGAATTCCGTTGTGCTACATATTCTATTGAGTGCCCTTCAGTATCAAGGGAGAAG GTCGCAAATATTTTACTTGCTCATGCCGGCCGAGGTGGGGGTAGGGGGGTAACAGAGGCAGCTGCTGAAATTGCCCGAGCTGCTGCTCGGTCATGGCTTGCTCCACTACTTGACTCAGCATGTGATCGACTTGCATTCGTTCTGGGAAATCTATTTGATCTTGCTGCCCTGAGAAATCAACAACGCAACTCAGACA ATGGTAGTAAACTTACAGATATGGATGGTTATGTGGGATATCATGCTGCTTTAAGGCGCACATATACTCGCTTTATTAAAGATCTTGCTAAACAGTGCAAACAACTAGTTCGCCACCACCTTGATTCAGTTACAAGCCCATATTCTCTGGTCTGTTACGAGAGTGACCTCTTAGGTAGTTTCGGCCCAAGTACAAACTCTACATACAGGTATAACCATACATCAGCTGGTTCATTTGGTCTTGAGTTATCCGACAGGGCAGTAGTGGTGCATAATGATACAATCAGAGACCAAGAAAACATTCCTCCAGAAAACAATGCACAAGAGACTACACCAGGAAAAGTCACTGAAGGCAGAGAAGCCCGTCGCGAAAGCTTAATGACTGTACCAGAGACCCCATCCCCTGACCAGCCAACTGATGTAAATTTTGCAATTAAGAAAGAACTTGGACACGGCCATGAGATTGCAGGGAGAAAGCGCCATTCCAGAACAATGGGTATCAACAGAAATATAGACCAGCCAAGAGGCAACTATGGTTGTGGTTTTTTATTAGGGAATGGGGATAATGGTTCAAGATCAGGTTCAGCTTATTCAGAGATTTGTTCATTAGCTGCGCAACATTTTGCACGAATGCGCGAAGTTTTGGTCGAGAGAAGTGTGACTTCAACTCTGAATTCTGGCTTCTTGACACCATG CCAGGAGCGGCTTGTGGTAGAAGTTGGATTGGATTTGTTTGCTGTGAACGATGAGAGATTTATGGACATGTTTGTTGCACCAGGCGCTATCGACATTCTACAAGATGAAAAGCAGTCTCTTCAAAAGCGCCAAAAAATACTTCATTCCTGCTTGAATGAGTTCAAAAGTGTGGCAAGAGCACTTTGA
- the LOC141711628 gene encoding dynamin-related protein 5A isoform X1, translating into MSTPTKTPSDKSNSTYSKRHRDHHSAIDTSSSSFSNRFANEFEKRFEAYNRLQAAAVAFGEKLPIPEIVAIGGQSDGKSSLLEALLGFRFNVREVEMGTRRPLILQMIHDSTALEPRCRFQDDDSEEYGNPIVLASTIADTIKSRTEALLKKTKAAVSSKPIVMRAEYAHCPNLTIIDTPGFVLKAKKGEPERTPEEILSMVKTLASPPHRILLFLQQSSVEWCSSLWLDTIREIDPTFKRTIIVVSKFDNRLKEFTDRWEVDRYLSASGYLGENSRPYFVALPKEKSMISNEEFRRQISNVDAEVLRHLRDGVKGGFDEEKFKSHIGFACLRDYLESELQKRYKEAAPATLALLEQRCCEVNDELARMDSKIQATSDVAHLRRSAMLHAAAICHHVGDLIEGAADPSPEQWGKTTEEEKSESGIGSWPGVTADIKPPNATLRLYGGAAFERVMHEFRCATYSIECPSVSREKVANILLAHAGRGGGRGVTEAAAEIARAAARSWLAPLLDSACDRLAFVLGNLFDLAALRNQQRNSDSMMLYGSKLTDMDGYVGYHAALRRTYTRFIKDLAKQCKQLVRHHLDSVTSPYSLVCYESDLLGSFGPSTNSTYRYNHTSAGSFGLELSDRAVVVHNDTIRDQENIPPENNAQETTPGKVTEGREARRESLMTVPETPSPDQPTDVNFAIKKELGHGHEIAGRKRHSRTMGINRNIDQPRGNYGCGFLLGNGDNGSRSGSAYSEICSLAAQHFARMREVLVERSVTSTLNSGFLTPCQERLVVEVGLDLFAVNDERFMDMFVAPGAIDILQDEKQSLQKRQKILHSCLNEFKSVARAL; encoded by the exons ATGTCGACACCGACCAAAACTCCGTCGGACAAATCAAACTCGACCTACTCCAAAAGACACCGCGACCACCACTCAGCGATCGACACATCCTCCTCCTCGTTCTCGAATCGATTCGCAAATGAATTCGAGAAGCGATTCGAAGCCTACAATCGTCTCCAGGCAGCGGCTGTTGCGTTTGGAGAGAAGCTTCCTATCCCGGAGATTGTCGCGATAGGCGGTCAGTCCGATGGAAAGAGCTCGCTTCTCGAAGCACTCCTCGGGTTTCGATTTAATGTTCGAGAAGTGGAAATGGGAACTCGAAGGCCTTTGATTCTTCAAATGATTCATGATTCAACCGCACTCGAGCCTCGATGTCGATTTCAA GATGATGATTCTGAAGAATACGGAAATCCCATTGTTTTAGCATCGACTATTGCAGATACCATTAAGTCACGGACCGAGGCACTTTTAAAGAAGACGAAAGCAGCAGTTTCTTCTAAACCAATTGTAATGAGAGCTGAATACGCTCATTGTCCTAATCTCACAATTATTGATACTCCGGGATTCGTTCTTAAG GCAAAGAAGGGTGAACCAGAGAGAACTCCCGAGGAGATCCTCTCAATGGTGAAGACACTGGCCAGCCCTCCCCACCGCATTCTTTTGTTTCTTCAGCAGAGTAGTGTGGAGTGGTGTTCGTCTTTGTGGTTGGATACCATTCGGGAAATTGATCCAACATTTAAGAGAACGATTATTGTGGTGTCCAAATTTGATAACAGGCTCAAG GAGTTTACTGATCGGTGGGAAGTGGACCGTTATTTGAGTGCAAGCGGTTATCTTGGAGAGAACAGTCGACCATATTTTGTGGCATTGCCTAAGGAGAAGAGCATGATCTCAAATGAGGAATTCCGCAGGCAAATATCAAATGTAGATGCAGAAGTATTGCGCCATCTGCGTGATGGGGTGAAAGGGGGTTTTGATGAGGAAAAGTTCAAGAGTCATATTGGTTTTGCATGCCTCCGAGATTATTTAGAATCTGAGCTTCAAAAGCGATACAAAGAAGCTGCACCAGCAACATTAGCTTTACTCGAACAGCGCTGTTGTGAAGTCAACGATGAATTAGCAAGGATGGACTCTAAAATACAGGCTACATCTGATGTTGCACATCTTCGGAGATCGGCAATGTTGCATGCTGCAGCTATATGCCATCATGTG GGAGATTTAATTGAAGGAGCAGCAGACCCTTCCCCAGAGCAATGGGGGAAAACTACCGAGGAAGAAAAATCGGAGAGTGGTATTGGGAGCTGGCCTGGAGTTACAGCAGATATAAAACCTCCTAATGCCACGCTTCGTCTGTACGGAGGAGCTGCGTTCGAAAGAGTGATGCATGAATTCCGTTGTGCTACATATTCTATTGAGTGCCCTTCAGTATCAAGGGAGAAG GTCGCAAATATTTTACTTGCTCATGCCGGCCGAGGTGGGGGTAGGGGGGTAACAGAGGCAGCTGCTGAAATTGCCCGAGCTGCTGCTCGGTCATGGCTTGCTCCACTACTTGACTCAGCATGTGATCGACTTGCATTCGTTCTGGGAAATCTATTTGATCTTGCTGCCCTGAGAAATCAACAACGCAACTCAGACAGTATGATGTTAT ATGGTAGTAAACTTACAGATATGGATGGTTATGTGGGATATCATGCTGCTTTAAGGCGCACATATACTCGCTTTATTAAAGATCTTGCTAAACAGTGCAAACAACTAGTTCGCCACCACCTTGATTCAGTTACAAGCCCATATTCTCTGGTCTGTTACGAGAGTGACCTCTTAGGTAGTTTCGGCCCAAGTACAAACTCTACATACAGGTATAACCATACATCAGCTGGTTCATTTGGTCTTGAGTTATCCGACAGGGCAGTAGTGGTGCATAATGATACAATCAGAGACCAAGAAAACATTCCTCCAGAAAACAATGCACAAGAGACTACACCAGGAAAAGTCACTGAAGGCAGAGAAGCCCGTCGCGAAAGCTTAATGACTGTACCAGAGACCCCATCCCCTGACCAGCCAACTGATGTAAATTTTGCAATTAAGAAAGAACTTGGACACGGCCATGAGATTGCAGGGAGAAAGCGCCATTCCAGAACAATGGGTATCAACAGAAATATAGACCAGCCAAGAGGCAACTATGGTTGTGGTTTTTTATTAGGGAATGGGGATAATGGTTCAAGATCAGGTTCAGCTTATTCAGAGATTTGTTCATTAGCTGCGCAACATTTTGCACGAATGCGCGAAGTTTTGGTCGAGAGAAGTGTGACTTCAACTCTGAATTCTGGCTTCTTGACACCATG CCAGGAGCGGCTTGTGGTAGAAGTTGGATTGGATTTGTTTGCTGTGAACGATGAGAGATTTATGGACATGTTTGTTGCACCAGGCGCTATCGACATTCTACAAGATGAAAAGCAGTCTCTTCAAAAGCGCCAAAAAATACTTCATTCCTGCTTGAATGAGTTCAAAAGTGTGGCAAGAGCACTTTGA